The following proteins are co-located in the Flectobacillus major DSM 103 genome:
- a CDS encoding DinB family protein: MSKVNPLEVWMRGPIEGIPALLQPVAHAILQAQEELHALLEDFPDTLLWKKPANVASVGFHLQHLSGVLDRLVVYAQDKALSEEQFDALKLETVSNQSNITTQSLINRFDIQVEQTLHFLSTLSDKDLLASRGIGRKKLPTNVLGLLFHAAEHTQRHFGQLYVTVKVLENQ, translated from the coding sequence ATGTCAAAAGTTAATCCCTTAGAAGTATGGATGCGTGGGCCAATTGAAGGTATTCCAGCATTACTTCAGCCTGTAGCACATGCTATTTTGCAAGCTCAAGAAGAACTACACGCACTTCTCGAAGATTTTCCAGATACTTTGCTATGGAAAAAGCCCGCCAATGTGGCTTCGGTTGGCTTTCATTTACAACATTTATCGGGTGTTCTCGACCGCCTTGTGGTATATGCCCAAGACAAGGCTTTGTCTGAAGAACAATTTGACGCTCTCAAGCTCGAAACTGTATCCAACCAATCAAATATAACAACGCAGTCCTTGATAAACCGATTTGATATTCAGGTAGAGCAAACGCTACATTTTTTGTCAACCCTATCAGACAAAGATTTACTTGCTTCACGAGGTATTGGTCGAAAAAAACTTCCTACTAATGTATTAGGCTTACTTTTTCATGCCGCCGAGCATACGCAAAGGCATTTTGGGCAGTTGTATGTAACGGTGAAGGTTTTAGAAAATCAATGA
- a CDS encoding C40 family peptidase translates to MKSHCYRQLSKAFLLIILAFLLDSCALFRKKKEETYHNYPPNNKSNPPASKNYNSRTVNELIGTARQYIGVPYRSGGIDGNGMDCSGLLFTTFKQVGFSLPRISWQQSEVGKDIDIDELRPGDLVFFVTNKGNVSNINHSGMITEIRNPKEVYFIHASSSKGIREDNLFTTYWMSCFAKAKRPF, encoded by the coding sequence ATGAAATCACACTGTTATCGTCAACTATCTAAAGCATTTCTTTTAATAATACTAGCTTTTTTGCTGGATTCTTGTGCTCTTTTTCGTAAAAAGAAAGAAGAAACCTACCATAATTATCCTCCCAACAACAAATCTAACCCTCCTGCTAGCAAAAACTACAACTCTCGTACTGTCAATGAGTTAATAGGAACGGCTCGTCAATATATTGGTGTTCCATACCGTAGTGGTGGTATCGACGGAAACGGCATGGATTGTTCGGGGTTGTTATTTACTACTTTCAAACAAGTAGGGTTTAGTTTACCTCGTATTTCGTGGCAGCAGTCGGAAGTAGGAAAAGATATTGATATAGATGAACTTCGCCCTGGTGATTTGGTATTTTTTGTAACCAACAAAGGCAATGTCAGTAATATCAATCATTCGGGTATGATAACAGAAATCAGAAATCCAAAAGAGGTTTATTTTATTCATGCTTCTTCTAGTAAAGGTATTCGAGAGGACAATCTATTTACGACCTACTGGATGAGCTGTTTTGCCAAAGCCAAAAGGCCTTTTTAA
- a CDS encoding BlaI/MecI/CopY family transcriptional regulator, which yields MTKPTESELEILQVLWALGQATVRQVNDELSKHREIGYTTTLKLMQIMFEKKLVTRTEEGRYHVYQANVGEEETQQQLLDLFVGSTFKGSAMKLVMQTLGNHQATSEELDEIKKLIAQIEQNS from the coding sequence ATGACAAAGCCAACCGAATCAGAATTAGAAATTTTACAAGTCTTATGGGCACTTGGCCAAGCCACAGTACGACAAGTAAACGATGAGCTATCAAAGCATCGGGAAATTGGTTATACCACTACCCTAAAATTGATGCAAATAATGTTTGAGAAAAAGTTGGTAACTCGCACAGAAGAAGGACGTTATCATGTATACCAAGCCAATGTAGGCGAAGAAGAAACGCAACAGCAATTGCTAGACTTATTTGTAGGTTCTACATTTAAAGGTTCGGCCATGAAGCTGGTTATGCAAACCCTTGGTAATCATCAGGCTACTTCTGAGGAACTAGATGAAATAAAAAAACTTATCGCACAAATCGAGCAAAACTCCTAA
- a CDS encoding M56 family metallopeptidase, giving the protein MEFFEPTISPALVHTFGWTLVHSLWQLSALFFVYKIALWFCQHQASRRYLVGIGVLLAQAIVTSITFYEVYSKEQQQSPTIQTTVSSLKNTVIATQTSENQTTNILTFQQESLSEQVVFWFSQHINWFVYLWLIGMFVMTLKLMGGYFYVQKLRWQHTKLVDDNTQRLFENLLERVGINHQVLVRESALVQIPLTIGYLQPIVLLPVGLATGLSQGEIMAILAHELAHIKRHDYLVNIIQSIIEIIFFYHPLVWVISEAIREDRENCCDDFALAVCQNKIHLAKALTFVETFRQQSKSTLAMSLAGNKPQLLTRIQRILGVKKAESNNPVGIFGSILFLVLGICCINFTYVKAQTTKIVESTIQHLQLKNASSVTIENEERSTTREIEIEIETDDTNPETVSVQTEVPKNEPDSTKIEFHRKEIERLQAEMEPYLNKISELSSIMGEYSSQIQLNNVPMHENSKVLQKYATEIGKLAQKQAILSLKMSDYDEDSKNMKNAEQEMKALEKQMKAIEQKMDAASKNMEAIGKEMEKHSTPMDSLGKAMEKYSKPLEKLGEEIGVHARAIETLDPDGKYMSRYNTYIRRGHGKHYPTPPTPPIPPSAVDAPLAPLSPIGSIPKAPKAPKAPKAPKTPKTPKDIDE; this is encoded by the coding sequence ATGGAATTCTTTGAACCAACCATTTCGCCAGCATTAGTCCATACTTTTGGCTGGACGCTTGTACATTCACTCTGGCAATTGAGTGCCTTGTTTTTTGTGTATAAAATTGCCTTATGGTTTTGTCAGCATCAGGCTAGTAGACGTTATTTGGTAGGTATAGGAGTATTATTGGCTCAGGCGATTGTTACAAGCATTACGTTTTATGAAGTCTATTCAAAAGAGCAACAACAAAGCCCAACAATCCAGACAACGGTTTCTTCGCTGAAAAATACGGTAATAGCAACCCAAACATCAGAAAATCAAACAACTAATATCTTGACATTTCAGCAAGAAAGCTTATCAGAACAAGTAGTATTTTGGTTTTCACAGCATATTAATTGGTTTGTGTACCTATGGCTAATAGGTATGTTTGTGATGACCCTAAAACTTATGGGGGGCTATTTCTACGTACAAAAACTCCGCTGGCAACACACCAAGCTCGTAGACGATAATACCCAAAGGCTATTTGAAAATCTTTTGGAAAGAGTAGGAATCAATCATCAAGTGCTAGTTCGAGAGTCGGCTTTAGTACAAATCCCGCTTACAATTGGATACCTACAACCCATTGTTCTATTGCCTGTAGGCTTGGCTACGGGCCTAAGTCAGGGCGAAATTATGGCAATATTGGCTCATGAACTAGCCCATATCAAACGCCACGATTACCTAGTCAATATTATCCAGTCGATTATTGAAATTATCTTTTTTTATCATCCATTGGTATGGGTTATAAGCGAGGCTATTCGTGAAGACCGTGAAAACTGTTGTGATGATTTCGCTTTGGCGGTATGTCAAAACAAAATACATCTTGCCAAAGCTTTAACTTTTGTAGAAACCTTTAGACAACAATCCAAATCAACATTAGCTATGTCATTAGCAGGAAACAAACCTCAATTACTTACTAGAATACAGCGTATTTTAGGGGTAAAAAAAGCCGAAAGTAATAACCCTGTCGGAATTTTTGGCTCAATATTGTTCTTAGTTTTAGGCATCTGTTGCATTAATTTTACCTATGTAAAAGCCCAAACTACCAAAATTGTAGAATCTACTATTCAGCATTTACAACTCAAAAATGCGTCTTCAGTTACAATTGAAAATGAGGAACGAAGCACTACTCGGGAAATAGAAATAGAAATAGAAACAGATGATACAAATCCTGAAACGGTTTCTGTACAAACAGAAGTGCCTAAAAATGAACCAGATAGCACCAAAATAGAATTCCATAGAAAAGAGATTGAACGCTTACAGGCTGAAATGGAACCTTATTTGAATAAAATTAGCGAGTTGTCGTCAATAATGGGTGAATATAGCAGCCAGATACAACTCAATAATGTACCAATGCACGAAAACTCAAAAGTTCTGCAAAAATATGCTACTGAAATAGGCAAACTTGCCCAAAAACAAGCTATTCTTTCGCTCAAAATGTCTGATTACGACGAAGATTCCAAAAACATGAAAAATGCTGAGCAAGAGATGAAGGCTTTAGAAAAGCAAATGAAAGCGATAGAACAAAAAATGGACGCAGCCTCTAAAAATATGGAGGCAATTGGCAAAGAGATGGAAAAACATAGTACCCCTATGGATAGCCTCGGAAAAGCCATGGAAAAATACAGCAAACCTCTTGAAAAGCTTGGCGAAGAAATAGGCGTACATGCCAGAGCTATCGAAACCCTAGACCCCGACGGTAAATATATGTCGAGATACAACACATATATTCGTCGAGGTCATGGTAAGCATTACCCAACACCACCAACACCTCCGATACCCCCATCGGCCGTAGATGCACCATTAGCACCACTGTCACCAATAGGGTCGATTCCCAAAGCACCAAAAGCTCCTAAGGCACCAAAAGCACCTAAGACTCCCAAAACCCCTAAAGATATAGATGAATAG
- a CDS encoding dipeptidase has protein sequence MYKKLPLLSLFLCTLVFASWASTKPNPTKKQIADEAALRKKADELAHKFIIVDGHVDLPYRLHGKMEDVSIQTASGDFDYIRAKKGGLTAPFMSIYVPADLQKKKGFSKALADSLIDMVENLVKTYPDKFALAKSPQDIANNFKKGLISLPMGMENGSPVESNLENLKYFYDRGIRYITLCHGEDNFICDTSYDTTNTWRGLSPIGRQVVREMNRLGIMLDCSHISDNTFEQVVALSKAPVIASHSSCRTFTPGFVRNAPDDLIIKMAKKGGVIMINYSSMFLDSVSNKAYEVKRNAIKAFQKEHNLPADAPAVKAFENEYSQKYPTPLTTVERVADHIDYVVKIAGIDHVGLGSDFDGVGPTLPDGLKDCSQLPNLLYVLLKRGYSEKDIEKVCNKNIFRVWTQVDKVAKGFK, from the coding sequence ATGTACAAAAAACTACCTTTATTAAGCCTTTTTTTATGCACATTGGTATTTGCTTCGTGGGCTAGTACCAAGCCCAATCCTACTAAGAAGCAAATCGCTGACGAAGCGGCCTTGCGGAAAAAAGCCGATGAGTTGGCTCATAAGTTTATTATTGTCGATGGTCACGTAGACTTACCGTATCGCTTGCATGGCAAAATGGAGGATGTGTCAATACAGACAGCCAGTGGGGATTTTGACTATATTCGAGCCAAAAAAGGAGGCTTGACTGCTCCGTTTATGTCTATTTATGTGCCTGCTGATTTGCAAAAAAAGAAAGGTTTTTCAAAAGCCCTCGCCGATTCATTGATTGATATGGTCGAAAATTTGGTAAAAACCTATCCCGATAAATTTGCTTTGGCTAAGTCGCCCCAAGATATAGCTAATAATTTCAAAAAAGGCCTTATTTCGTTGCCAATGGGTATGGAAAACGGTTCACCAGTAGAAAGTAATCTCGAAAACCTGAAGTATTTCTATGACCGAGGCATTCGTTATATAACCCTTTGCCATGGCGAAGACAATTTTATATGCGATACCTCGTACGATACCACCAATACATGGCGTGGCCTTAGCCCTATTGGCCGACAAGTTGTGCGTGAAATGAATCGTTTGGGTATTATGCTCGACTGTTCGCATATTTCCGACAATACTTTCGAGCAGGTAGTGGCTTTGTCCAAAGCTCCAGTAATAGCGTCACATTCATCTTGCCGAACATTTACACCAGGATTTGTGCGGAATGCTCCCGACGATTTGATTATAAAAATGGCCAAAAAAGGTGGCGTAATCATGATTAATTATAGTTCAATGTTCTTAGATTCTGTATCGAATAAGGCTTATGAAGTAAAAAGAAATGCCATAAAGGCTTTTCAGAAAGAACATAACCTACCTGCCGATGCACCAGCCGTAAAAGCTTTTGAAAATGAATATTCCCAAAAATACCCAACGCCATTAACTACTGTAGAAAGAGTAGCCGACCATATCGACTATGTTGTAAAAATAGCAGGTATCGACCACGTAGGTTTGGGTTCTGATTTCGATGGTGTTGGCCCAACTCTTCCCGATGGGCTGAAAGACTGCTCGCAACTTCCCAATCTGTTGTATGTTTTACTAAAACGAGGTTATTCGGAAAAGGACATCGAGAAGGTTTGTAATAAAAATATATTCAGAGTGTGGACACAAGTAGATAAAGTAGCAAAAGGCTTTAAATAA
- a CDS encoding carbohydrate kinase family protein: MKKYALLSVGELLVDLIGTELADSILATTTFERFQGGSPANMAANMARLGQHVALISCVGNDNLGAFLKAEVAQTGIDINYIVTDPLQPSSIVIVSRTKGTPDFIAYRTADRMLLPHHISNELLSESAIFHTTCFALSQEPAQSTIVDAAKRANLLGCRVSIDCNYAPQIWPDRQQAWQVISEYCGQDGLVKLSEDDAERLYGHKVEEEQILSDFHAMGADLICLTKGGDGSVISYNKGTEKITVGVKPIDVIDATGAGDAYWAGFLTAFSEGATPAICASAGANLAAKKLVTKGPLPAQVDKNILYTP, encoded by the coding sequence ATGAAAAAATATGCCCTTTTATCGGTTGGCGAGTTATTAGTCGACTTAATAGGTACAGAGTTGGCCGATAGCATTTTAGCAACTACTACGTTTGAACGTTTTCAAGGGGGTAGCCCTGCCAACATGGCGGCCAATATGGCTCGCCTTGGCCAGCATGTAGCCCTTATTTCGTGTGTAGGCAACGACAACCTTGGGGCTTTCCTGAAGGCAGAGGTAGCCCAAACGGGTATCGATATTAACTATATTGTTACTGACCCTTTACAGCCTAGTAGTATTGTGATAGTATCACGTACCAAAGGCACACCCGATTTTATTGCATATCGTACAGCCGACAGAATGCTTTTGCCTCATCATATATCCAATGAACTTTTGTCGGAATCTGCTATTTTTCATACAACTTGCTTTGCCCTAAGCCAAGAACCTGCCCAAAGTACTATTGTAGATGCTGCCAAAAGAGCCAATTTGCTAGGGTGTAGGGTTAGTATTGACTGCAACTATGCCCCCCAAATATGGCCTGACCGCCAACAAGCTTGGCAGGTTATCTCGGAATATTGTGGGCAAGATGGCTTGGTAAAACTAAGCGAAGACGATGCCGAAAGACTTTATGGCCATAAAGTAGAGGAAGAACAAATTTTATCAGACTTTCATGCTATGGGTGCCGACCTCATTTGCCTAACCAAAGGAGGCGATGGCTCGGTGATTTCTTATAATAAAGGTACAGAAAAAATTACGGTAGGTGTCAAACCTATTGATGTAATAGATGCCACTGGAGCAGGCGATGCCTATTGGGCTGGCTTTCTTACGGCCTTTTCTGAAGGAGCAACACCTGCAATATGTGCTTCGGCTGGGGCAAACCTTGCTGCCAAAAAGCTTGTAACCAAGGGGCCACTTCCCGCTCAGGTCGATAAAAATATTTTATATACCCCCTGA
- a CDS encoding 3-keto-disaccharide hydrolase, translating into MKQTFFSGLLILCTLSFSTLAQKEKWTSLFDGKTLNGWKQLGGQAKYEVKNGEIVGTTVSNTPNSFLCSEKDYGDFVFEVELNVAEGMNSGIQFRSLSKPDYQNGRVHGYQMEVDPSDRAWSGGIYDEARRDWLYIPNINPTGQKAFKRNGQWNKYRVEAIGNVIRTWVNDVPVACLIDNVTDKGFIALQVHSIGKDQQPGQQIRWRNIRIQTGADIKPRPTDQTPVVNLTLNTLSEQEKAQGFKLLFNGNDFAGWRGANQDKMPQHHWKVENGEINVSPSDGSETGNDIVTEQQFGPFELTFEFKLTEGANSGVKYFVNETFDAGGKSGIGLEFQVLDDEKHPDAKMGAVGNRTLGSLYDLIPSYKQDKRFQKKIGEWNQGRVIVYPNNLVQHWLNGFKVVEYERGSNIYKALVARSKYQKFEGFGMGQKGHILLQDHGNNVSFKNIKIREL; encoded by the coding sequence ATGAAGCAAACGTTTTTTAGTGGCTTACTTATTTTGTGCACTTTATCGTTCAGCACATTGGCCCAAAAAGAAAAGTGGACATCCCTTTTCGACGGTAAAACCCTTAATGGGTGGAAACAACTTGGTGGACAAGCCAAATATGAAGTAAAAAATGGTGAAATAGTAGGTACAACGGTATCTAATACACCCAATTCTTTTCTTTGTAGTGAAAAAGACTACGGCGATTTTGTGTTTGAAGTAGAACTCAACGTAGCCGAAGGGATGAACTCTGGTATTCAGTTTAGAAGTTTGTCAAAGCCTGATTACCAAAATGGTCGTGTACATGGCTACCAAATGGAAGTTGATCCTTCTGACCGTGCTTGGTCGGGTGGTATTTACGACGAAGCTCGCCGTGACTGGTTGTATATTCCTAATATTAACCCTACTGGACAAAAAGCTTTTAAACGCAATGGTCAGTGGAACAAATATCGTGTAGAGGCCATTGGCAATGTTATTCGTACATGGGTCAACGATGTACCTGTGGCTTGTCTGATTGATAATGTAACCGACAAAGGATTTATTGCTTTGCAGGTACACTCAATTGGCAAAGACCAACAGCCCGGTCAACAAATTCGTTGGAGAAATATCCGTATCCAAACAGGAGCTGATATTAAACCCCGCCCTACCGACCAAACGCCTGTTGTCAACCTAACATTAAATACCCTTTCTGAACAAGAAAAAGCACAAGGCTTTAAACTCTTGTTTAATGGCAATGATTTTGCAGGCTGGCGTGGTGCCAACCAAGATAAAATGCCTCAACACCACTGGAAAGTGGAAAATGGCGAAATTAATGTTAGTCCATCGGATGGCTCTGAAACGGGGAATGATATTGTTACAGAACAACAGTTTGGCCCATTTGAGCTTACCTTTGAATTTAAACTTACAGAAGGAGCTAATTCTGGCGTAAAATATTTTGTCAATGAAACCTTCGATGCTGGCGGAAAATCGGGTATCGGACTAGAGTTTCAGGTACTCGACGACGAAAAACACCCTGATGCCAAAATGGGAGCTGTTGGCAACCGTACACTTGGTAGCTTGTACGACTTAATTCCATCGTACAAACAAGACAAACGTTTTCAGAAGAAAATTGGCGAGTGGAATCAAGGCCGTGTCATTGTATATCCTAACAATCTTGTACAACACTGGCTCAATGGCTTCAAGGTAGTAGAATATGAACGAGGAAGCAATATCTATAAGGCATTGGTAGCTCGCAGTAAATACCAAAAATTTGAAGGCTTTGGTATGGGGCAAAAAGGTCATATTCTTTTACAAGACCACGGCAATAACGTTTCTTTTAAAAACATCAAAATTCGTGAACTATAA
- a CDS encoding Gfo/Idh/MocA family protein: protein MERRDFVKKSAIASLGALAFSPKSYSKIIGANDRVRVGCVGYSDRFRASHVPPFKAFMKEMNFEMVAVSDLWNRRRDEGKAFLEKELGNSIATYRNNDELYASKSVDAVFISTADFQHAIHTIEAVQAGCDTYTEKPLAETMDDARAVLKAVKASGKIVQIGSQRRSGTNYFAAEDFIKSGKFGDIKMVELMWNVNQPGRWRRPQLTSILKESDIDWKRFLLNRPADTFDPRKYLEYRLFWPYSSGIPGQWMSHQIDTVHWFSGLAHPRSAVANGGIYQWQDGRKNADTMTVVFDYGPLNDPSKGFQVQFTSRFSNSAGGTKEIYYSNGGELNLDNNKISPRGGLTAREAGEMGLQANLLPELSLSEVTKIETNANTGYDVLTSAHIKNWMESVRSRKQPNAPIEAGYQHSIACIMANAAYRTGERVTFDEKTQNVMAGGKIFKY, encoded by the coding sequence ATGGAAAGAAGAGACTTTGTCAAAAAATCAGCCATAGCATCGTTAGGTGCTTTAGCGTTCAGTCCAAAATCATACTCAAAAATCATTGGTGCTAACGACCGTGTTCGTGTAGGGTGCGTTGGTTATTCCGACCGTTTTCGTGCTTCACACGTACCACCATTCAAAGCTTTCATGAAAGAAATGAACTTTGAAATGGTAGCTGTTTCTGACCTTTGGAATCGTCGACGTGATGAAGGAAAAGCATTTTTGGAAAAAGAATTAGGCAATAGTATTGCTACTTACAGAAACAACGATGAATTATATGCTTCTAAAAGTGTAGATGCCGTATTTATTTCAACAGCCGATTTTCAACACGCCATTCACACCATCGAAGCCGTTCAAGCTGGGTGCGATACTTATACCGAAAAACCTTTGGCCGAAACTATGGACGATGCCAGAGCAGTATTGAAAGCGGTAAAGGCTTCGGGTAAAATCGTTCAGATTGGTTCACAACGCCGCAGTGGGACTAACTATTTTGCTGCCGAAGACTTTATCAAATCAGGCAAATTTGGCGACATCAAAATGGTAGAATTGATGTGGAATGTTAACCAACCAGGCCGCTGGAGAAGACCTCAACTAACATCTATCTTGAAAGAATCAGATATTGATTGGAAACGCTTCTTGTTGAATCGCCCTGCCGATACATTCGACCCACGTAAATATTTAGAATACCGCCTTTTCTGGCCTTATTCGTCGGGTATTCCTGGCCAATGGATGAGTCACCAAATTGATACAGTACACTGGTTTAGTGGCTTGGCTCACCCACGAAGTGCCGTAGCCAATGGTGGCATTTATCAATGGCAAGATGGCCGTAAAAATGCCGATACCATGACAGTGGTATTTGACTATGGCCCACTAAACGACCCAAGCAAAGGTTTTCAAGTACAATTTACAAGCCGTTTCTCCAACTCGGCTGGAGGTACCAAAGAAATCTATTATTCAAATGGGGGCGAATTGAACCTAGATAATAACAAAATCTCTCCACGTGGAGGGTTGACCGCAAGAGAAGCTGGCGAAATGGGTTTACAAGCTAACCTTTTGCCAGAACTATCGTTGAGCGAAGTAACCAAAATCGAAACTAATGCCAACACTGGGTACGATGTTTTGACTTCGGCTCACATCAAAAATTGGATGGAAAGCGTACGTTCTCGCAAACAACCTAATGCTCCAATTGAGGCAGGATACCAGCATTCTATTGCTTGTATCATGGCCAATGCGGCATACCGTACTGGCGAACGTGTTACTTTCGACGAAAAAACACAGAATGTAATGGCTGGAGGCAAAATCTTCAAGTACTAA
- a CDS encoding NADP-dependent oxidoreductase — translation MTNTQVKLAARPVGNPQSTDFLLESSPVPTPQEGEVLVKTLFVSMDPAMRGWMNEGKSYIRPIQIGEVFRAGTAGKIVVSKNPNFEVGDYVTGNWGVQEYAVSLGKDLVKVDISIAPLTTYLATLGMPGLTAYFGLLDTALPKAGETLVVSGASGAVGSVVGQIAKIKGCKVVGIAGEQDKCDYCITELGFDACINYKTQDVRKALKEACPEGIDIYFDNVGGEILDIVLGQIRFKARIVICGAISQYNNTTPIKGPSNYLSLLVNRAKMEGIVVFDNAHRYGEAAKEMAMWIQQGKLKSKVHIEKGLDNFLPTMMMLFSGKNFGKLLLQVGEE, via the coding sequence ATGACCAATACTCAAGTAAAACTAGCAGCCCGTCCTGTGGGCAATCCTCAGTCAACCGATTTTTTGCTTGAAAGCTCGCCCGTACCGACTCCACAAGAAGGAGAAGTCCTTGTCAAAACCCTTTTTGTTTCGATGGACCCCGCTATGCGTGGCTGGATGAACGAAGGTAAATCGTATATTCGCCCGATACAAATAGGCGAGGTATTTCGGGCAGGAACGGCAGGAAAAATCGTTGTTTCAAAAAATCCTAATTTTGAGGTAGGCGATTATGTTACAGGCAATTGGGGTGTGCAGGAATACGCTGTTTCTTTGGGTAAAGATTTGGTAAAGGTAGATATATCAATAGCACCTTTAACCACCTATTTGGCAACATTGGGTATGCCAGGGCTAACGGCTTATTTTGGATTGTTAGACACCGCTTTGCCCAAAGCTGGCGAAACCCTTGTCGTTTCGGGGGCATCTGGGGCTGTAGGTAGTGTAGTAGGACAGATTGCCAAAATAAAGGGTTGTAAAGTTGTGGGTATTGCAGGCGAGCAAGATAAGTGCGATTATTGTATAACCGAACTCGGTTTTGATGCCTGTATCAATTACAAAACTCAAGATGTTAGGAAAGCCCTCAAAGAAGCCTGTCCCGAAGGTATTGATATTTATTTTGATAATGTTGGGGGCGAAATTTTGGATATTGTTCTGGGACAAATTCGCTTCAAGGCTCGTATTGTGATTTGTGGAGCAATTTCACAATACAATAATACAACGCCTATCAAGGGGCCATCCAATTATTTATCATTACTGGTGAATCGTGCCAAAATGGAGGGTATTGTGGTATTTGATAATGCTCATCGTTATGGCGAGGCCGCCAAAGAAATGGCAATGTGGATACAGCAAGGAAAACTCAAGTCGAAAGTCCATATCGAAAAAGGCCTTGACAACTTTCTGCCAACTATGATGATGTTATTTTCGGGGAAAAATTTTGGGAAGCTCCTCTTACAAGTAGGCGAAGAGTAG
- a CDS encoding glutathionylspermidine synthase family protein: MIPLKTLSSSPESSLRNADWYWMLGEDTQSYITNEVVVVSEHEAEKFYDATNQLYEMYIEAAQHVIDTNKFEALGIPENLIELIKYSWDNDRQWHIYGRFDLAGGLNGQPIKLIEFNADTATCIPETAIVQWASLKANRLDETQQFNTLYEALTAQFKELKTQNPNHEPTLLISTMEGFPEDDTNMQVLGEAAREAGFEVAFEHIENVEFSPVEGIYKQSSDNGSFTKYDFWFKLVPWEYIGWDEPELVQILTQLVTSGKTIVLNPAYTLLFQSKGILKVLWDLYPNHPLLLYTDNKPLENQISVEKVLFGREGANVRIFSNTQDDIAHTDGEYTEQAKVYQQYVDFLQDTHGNYYQAGVFFSAEACGLGFRRGGKIINNTAQFCGHLIEG, encoded by the coding sequence ATGATACCCTTAAAAACCTTATCATCCTCGCCTGAATCATCCTTACGCAATGCCGATTGGTATTGGATGCTCGGCGAAGACACACAATCTTATATTACCAACGAAGTTGTAGTAGTGTCGGAGCATGAAGCTGAAAAATTTTATGATGCCACCAATCAGCTTTATGAAATGTATATCGAGGCTGCTCAGCATGTAATTGACACCAACAAATTTGAGGCTTTGGGTATTCCCGAAAATCTGATTGAACTTATCAAATATTCATGGGACAATGACCGCCAATGGCATATTTACGGCCGTTTTGATTTGGCTGGAGGCCTAAATGGCCAACCTATCAAACTGATTGAGTTTAATGCCGACACGGCTACTTGTATTCCCGAAACGGCTATTGTGCAGTGGGCATCCTTAAAAGCCAATCGTCTTGACGAAACACAGCAATTTAATACACTTTACGAAGCACTAACAGCACAGTTTAAGGAACTCAAAACCCAGAACCCCAACCACGAGCCAACGTTATTGATTTCTACTATGGAGGGTTTTCCAGAAGACGATACCAATATGCAGGTTTTGGGCGAAGCTGCCCGTGAAGCTGGCTTTGAAGTGGCTTTTGAGCATATCGAAAATGTTGAATTTTCGCCAGTAGAAGGTATTTACAAACAAAGTTCGGACAACGGTAGCTTTACTAAATACGACTTTTGGTTTAAACTTGTTCCTTGGGAATATATTGGCTGGGATGAACCTGAACTGGTGCAAATTTTAACCCAGTTAGTCACTTCAGGAAAAACCATTGTGCTGAATCCTGCTTATACTTTATTATTTCAATCGAAAGGTATTTTGAAAGTTTTATGGGATTTGTACCCGAATCACCCTTTGCTTTTGTACACCGACAATAAGCCTTTAGAAAATCAGATTTCGGTAGAAAAAGTTTTGTTTGGTCGAGAAGGAGCTAATGTTAGAATTTTTAGCAATACCCAAGACGATATTGCCCATACCGACGGCGAATATACCGAACAAGCCAAAGTATATCAGCAATATGTTGATTTTCTGCAAGATACTCATGGAAACTATTATCAGGCGGGTGTATTTTTCTCGGCAGAGGCCTGTGGTTTAGGGTTTAGACGAGGCGGCAAAATCATTAATAATACAGCTCAATTTTGTGGACACCTGATAGAAGGGTAG